In Clostridium swellfunianum, a genomic segment contains:
- a CDS encoding HAMP domain-containing protein → MSNKTDLGNTLKLGYFKRLGTKITFTFLILSVIMITSLSTLLYGISSSIISKNMAEKAASIAKGALEYIDVKEFQQLKTVEDEKKASYINMRESLSKVRKISGSKYVYTMRKTDDGKFMYVVDGSDEEGLSHIGDLDKSSVGYDVAYSGKVFTDTKMRNEGQWGIVISSYYPIKDNDTVIGFIGVDYDVENMYKGLQRLKTLAVFIAFGASFIIAICGRMMALYITRPIIKIVGIANKVSNNDLQVEALTVKDHTELGILSASFNKMIENIKNVLLSIQNSSEELAAASHIIARSAEETGASSESIATNVGEIAAGSSDQAEEATRGYELANDLSKKVHEISDRLHLANTNTTIMKEKMN, encoded by the coding sequence ATGAGTAATAAAACAGACTTAGGTAACACTTTAAAGCTTGGTTATTTTAAAAGGTTAGGGACAAAGATAACATTTACATTCTTGATTCTATCCGTAATAATGATAACATCTTTATCCACATTGCTATATGGAATAAGCAGCAGTATCATATCTAAGAATATGGCAGAAAAAGCTGCCAGCATAGCTAAAGGTGCTTTGGAATATATTGATGTTAAAGAATTTCAACAGCTTAAAACTGTTGAGGATGAAAAGAAAGCCTCTTATATAAACATGAGAGAAAGTCTTTCGAAGGTAAGAAAAATAAGCGGTTCAAAGTATGTCTACACTATGAGAAAAACTGATGATGGAAAGTTCATGTATGTAGTTGATGGGTCGGATGAAGAAGGTCTGTCTCACATAGGTGATTTAGATAAGTCCAGTGTAGGCTATGATGTAGCTTATTCCGGCAAGGTTTTTACAGATACAAAGATGAGAAACGAAGGCCAGTGGGGAATTGTTATAAGTTCATATTATCCAATAAAGGATAATGATACGGTTATAGGTTTTATTGGTGTGGATTATGATGTTGAAAATATGTACAAGGGTCTTCAGAGACTTAAAACCTTAGCTGTATTTATAGCTTTTGGCGCAAGCTTTATTATTGCAATTTGCGGGCGAATGATGGCTTTATACATAACGAGACCAATTATTAAAATAGTTGGTATAGCTAACAAGGTATCAAATAATGATTTGCAAGTAGAGGCTCTTACGGTTAAAGACCATACTGAACTAGGAATTTTATCAGCGTCCTTTAACAAAATGATTGAGAACATCAAGAATGTGCTGTTAAGTATTCAAAACTCATCTGAGGAGTTGGCGGCAGCTTCACATATAATAGCTAGGTCAGCTGAAGAAACTGGTGCTTCTAGTGAAAGTATAGCAACAAATGTAGGAGAAATTGCTGCCGGCAGTTCTGACCAGGCAGAAGAGGCAACTAGAGGCTA